CTGTAACCCATTTTAAGCAACCTATAAAGGGAAGGAATAAGGGGGTTATTCCCTTTTTTGGACATAAAAAAAGTACTTTATATGATTTTACCAAGTTCAGTTAATTTAAGTTCCTTTAATGTTTATCGCATGGAGTAGAGATGTAAATGATTGCACGACAAATAAGCTGTATGAAACTCTTTTTTAAACAAGAGCCAGCAACAGCTTACTCATGATTTTGAGAATCAATTAAATAATTAGAAGGGGAACTCTATACTGCAATGTTCTTCGTTTTTGATAGTTCCCTAATTTCGCAAGTTGCTTCTCGCGGAGTTCTCTTCTTTTTGAAGCATACGAATTTACTTTAGGCGTTGATTTCTTTTTGAATAACTTAGAATAACCAACTTAGTATAACTGACGATTTGTGCGGAATGATACCTTTTTTCTAAGTTCTGCAACAGCTTGTTGTAAAGAATCTTTGACTGCTAAAATACCGTCAACTGCCCAAGAATAAATAAATATTTACAAAAAAGAATTACCATTCAAATAGAATTGGTAATTCTTTTTTGTATTTGCTTCCAACAGGTGATCTTTTATATACATATGAACTCTATTTAAGAGGCAAAAAACAGCAACAGGATTTCTATCCTGATGCTTCTTTTTACAATTCCAAATTCATTAATTCTCTTAAAATATCAATTTCATCAGCTGTAAGACTAACTGAAGTGCTAGCAAATGGAGAAATTTTAAGAAGCCTTTGTTGTCTGTTAATCGGATGTTCCGCAACTGTTTTGCAATCTTCTCTCATTTTATCTACCCATTTTGTTACGTAACTCTGGATTTGTTCTGGCAAAACTTTAATGTCTGAACCTCTCTCTATCCATTGATCAACATTCCAAGAAAAAGGGGCAGTTGGCTTCCTTCCCCATCTATAGATGTATTCAATTGCTTTCGCTGCAATGACAATATACGTTGCTTCCTTGATTCCTTTCATAGATATAAAAAATCGATCTCCACCATACTCGCTCTTAGGAGTTCTCACATTAGCGGAAGCCATTAATGCTGCTAATACATTAAATTTATTTAATAGATTTTTTAAATGCAAGTTAAAAATAGCAGCATTTAAAGATTCTGTATCTTTGTCGCTTTCTGCTTTTTTAGCTAATTCAACAAATGCATCGACAATATGGCTTTCATAATCAGAGGGAATATCTGATATATCACAGATTTCACGAAATAACTTAATACTAGTTGAAAAAGGATTCTTTTTTATTGTTTCCTGTAAAAGAATTACTTCTTGCTTACTTACCACCTTTACAGGTATAGGAGAAGATGGTGTGAAAAATTCTTTCATTTCATCGTCAAATTTTTTGCTTCTTGCTTCTTCCAACATATATTTTAGGAAGGTTTCAAAGGCTTCTGAATAGCCTTTAGCATCAGGTATTTCCTTCATTGGATCTATTAGTACAATTCCGTATTTATCACACAAAGACTGCAATTCACTACTATACCTATATGCAATCATATAGGAGTTTGGCAACTGTCCATAAAATGCTTCCTGAAGTTCAGCAAACATTTCCTGAATATTTATATCTCTAAAACTATAACCTACGAACAACAAATTTTTTGCCAACAAATCTGCTCGCAAGCGAATATTGAGCGCATTCAATGGATCGCTCATTCTTTTTTTATAATCTTCTTTTGTAAAAACAATGGTTTCTGGATTATTGAGATCGCCATGAAACTTTATATAGAGTAATTCTGACAGTTTCACTTCAGCAAAATCCTTTAATTGCACAATAATTCTATGTTTCCTTCCGTACTTTTCAAACGCCTTTTCCATAACATTATCTTGATTTGTAGTATAAATAGCAGGAACACCCATATTCATCATCGTTAAATGAATATACCCTTTTCCATCATCAAAGTCTGTGATTTCTAACTTACTTTGTAGGAACTCACAGAACTTATCTCTCCCAAATGTATCTACATATTTTTGAGCAATATCTAAATTATCAAACGTAGCAGATGTATGTCCTATTCCCTCTGCCATTTCCATTACTAAGGAATCCCAATCCGGCATCATAGAAGCTGAACAACCGGCTCCCATAAATGGGACTAATCTTTGTTGAGCAGCTAAAACACCTAATTTTTCAAGTATTTCAGTCATTTTCTTTCTCCCTTGGATTTTGATATCTTTTTTCCAGTTATATCACTTCTCTTAAATTGATTGTCTACCTATATCTTAATTTCTTTTGATTAATTTAAATTAGTAGAATCTACCAATTGCACAGTGTTCTCAACCTCTATTGGTAAAGCGCCTCTAACTTTAGTCATATAGTGATAAAAGCTACTTACCATATTTGTAATAAAAACATCGTAGTCATACTTTTTGGCTATCTCATATGTTATATTCATTAATCCAAACACTATTCTGTTATAGTGTAATTCTTTGGGAACAAACAACTCCGTCATAGTAAGTTCGCCAACAGTTTCATCCGGACCAAAAACATTAATGGTAAACATTTTAAACCTAGGTTCATTTAATGTTTCCCCCCATATCTCTATTAAATTTTGATCAGGAGAAATTGAATACCTAAATCCAAGTCTTTCAGTTAATCTATTTAAATGACCTTCGTATTCATCTATGAGTTCTTTTTGTACAGTTAACACATCGTTCATTTTTATAATATCTCCGTATCTTTTTACTTATTTAGAATTTCTACCCTTTAGGCATAACAACCATTGAAGGAATTATCCTTCCCTTTCCACTTCTGTTTGTATCCCCTGCAACGCTCTGTATCCACATGGTAAATCATTTCAAGGGAATAGAAGCCTATCTTTTTAATATAGCGGAGCCAGCACCTCAATCAAATCCATTAAAGCTTCCGGCAAATATAATTCACAGATCTCCCCATAGCTCCCTCTCATCTTCAAATCTTTATAGCGTTTGCTTTGCCTATTGATTTCGAGATCTCTCTACGGTGAATTGAAAATCCAAATCTCTATAATTCTTTTTTACTTCATTAAATAGTTATTTTATGAACTGAGTCTTTTTCTCAAGATATATCTAGATTAATGAATTTATGAAAATATACAATTTATTTCGTTATGTAAGAGATAAAGAAAGGCGACAGATTCATTTCATATCTCTCGACTGTAGCTTCACTACGATTTTTTGGGAGCTATTCTCCCCCATAGCTAAACTCTATTATAATTTGGTATATTTCCCTCTCTCCATTAACCAGTTATTACTTCGTTTAACAGCCCACCAGATAGATTTTTGTATTGCCGTCTTATAATAAGACTGCACCACCTCGTTGTAGAAAGAGGACGATTCAAATAGCATTACCAATTCCTTATTTGTAAAAACTCTACCTTTTTCAACTTTCTTTTCAAAATCAAGTATAAAATTTAACGTTTCTTCATTAAGGTTAAACTTTTCAACCATCACCAATGGAATTTCTCCTTTTCAAATTAATAACAGTACGCGAAGAAATAACTTGTTGCTGCTTAACACAGTATTCTATATTTACTAAGCAATTGGAAGAATACTCGGATACTCAAACGTGCCAATGGTACATTCAAAGGCAACATAATAAAAGCATAAATGGTTCCCCAAACTAAGACACCCTCTACATTAACGCCAGTAAAACCACCGGCTGTATAAGTTCTAAGGCTTCCTCCCCTGACAAGATACTCACCAAATAAGGCCCCAATAGTTCCACTATAGAGGGTTATAAACAATGCTGATATTAGACTCAATAACCAAAATTTTTTGTTTGATACATATTCTCGTTTTGCAAAGTAAGATCCTAATATTGAAAAGGTTAATACAAAGGGAATAAACGTTGCGTAGTATAACCATCTCTCTCCAAATAAAGATGTAAAGCCACCGGCTATTCCTTTTGCAACTACCATAAATATAAATGAAAAACAGAACGATAAAATTAAACCGAAAATAATTCCAATTATAATCCCCTTTGTAATTTTCATTACGATGGATCCCCCTTAATATATGAATTGATTTTCAATCTAACTTATTATAATTATTCCCTCTCATTTTAACAGATATATCCAGTTATTGTTGCAATTTTTCTTGTAGAATCATACACACAAATAATATTAATTATTAAGCTATAAAATGGTGAATATAGGGATATCCCTAATAAATCCTAATAAAAAAACCGTCTAAATTTTAAGACGGTTTTTAATTCATTATAGGTATCTATTCTGATGAATTTTTGTAGGTATAGTTTTATTGAATTTTAAAAATTAGGGTTAATTGCTCTTCCTCTATATCTAAAAGGAACAATTTTCTTAAATCGAATTACTTTCTCGATTATCACTTCTAACAGGCTACCTTTTAGTTGTTTTCTAGAATTGCCTACACAGCCCAGAATTATTGAAAGCTGGAAGCCCTATATTATTGCACCATGTTACTCAATTCTAAAAGTAGTTCTGTTGGCTTTGTTATATACTCTTTGTACATCTTTCTTTGATTGTTCTACATATGACTCAATCATTGAATAATCGTTCGGGTGAGCGTCTTCTACTTTATCCAAAGTTGCTCCTACACTTCCAGCCAAATATCCAGCTGCCCCCAGTATTATTCGCAGTTCGTGTATCAATTCTGAAGTTAATGCTTCATGAGCATTATTTTTCATAATGTTTTTATCTGCATCATTAACAATTGTTGCTAAATCTATTACCAGCTTTCCTGAATATACCTGCACCTCAATGCCTCCCTCTTATAACTATTTATTAGTCCTCCCTAGCGCTCACCTTTAATAGCGAATATACTGCTTTTTTCAGCTGTTATTTTCCTTCTCTATTCTCTTACCTGCCTTTATAAGTGACAGATGAAAAATATCCTTTTTGTCGCAATCTTCACTAATAGTAAAGTCAAAAATAAAGTTTTCAGTTACAACCTCATACTTTGCAAGGACGGTTATCATATCCATTAAAAGTTCATTGTAAATATCGGTACGAGGATCCTGATTTATTTCTGTAATTCTATATAAGTCCACTTGAATAAATCCTAAATGTTTAGAATATGCCAAAGATAAGCCTCCCATTAGAACATTTTCTGCGGATTTACTAAGGTGTTTATTGCAAACACGAATGCATCATTAAAAGCAGTTCGATATACTAATTTCGTTTGAATATGTACCTGCTCAAAGATGTTAGCTCTAATATCATCAATGAACTCATCTTTTTTTGTTTCATCCTCGAACTTTTCGAATTGTGCAAGCTTTTCATTTAAATCCTTATGAAGCAATTCCGAGTACATAACATACTCTTCACTTGTAATAATTTGTTCGAGTCTTTCTTCAATTAACTTGTTTATAACCTTTTGAAATCCATCGATCATTGTTATTACCCCTTTTTTATTCATTTAAAGAATATATTCATATTCAGAATATAACATGGTTTATATTGATTGTAAAATGCAATAACGATACGATTACTAATAATGACGATTATCAGAGGGTTGAATATGAGCGATTTATTAATTGGAAAATTAATCAAGGAACTGAGAAAAGGAAATAATATGACTATGGTTGATTTTGCAAAAAAAATTAAGATATCTCAGCCGTCCTTATCTAAAATTGAATCTGGAAGACAAGAGGTATCATTTTCCCTATTAGAATCTATTTGTCATGAATTTGGAATTACTAGAAGTCATTTTTTTCAGATGGTTGAAAGAGATAGCATATATCATCAACCATCTCCTGTAATTGATTTAGAGGAACCTATTGATGCGAACAAGGAAATTGAGAATAAAATTGGAGAGTTAGTTTCAAAGATGACGTTTGAACAAAAAAGAGCATTGTTCATTTTTTTATTTTCCAGTAGCAGGGAATAATAATGCTCTTCAAAACTTTAACCTTTTATATTAAAAAGACCTAAATCAACGGAACCTCTTTATCCGGGATTCAGGTCTTTTTCTTTTGCAGCATTGTTCTATTCTATCCGTATCACTCCCATTGTTACCCAGCATTTAAGGTATTTAGGGTCCTTTCGTAAATGTTACTCCCCCTACCTTCTCTCCTTGGTAGACTTACTTTCAAGTGCAATTAGGGTACTTAGGACCCTTTTAGTGAAAAAAACTATATTTTTTTATTAAAGGGGTTCGAACGAAAAAGGACTGGTGGTATCGTATTACAGCTTCGGCAAACAATATATTACTATCAGAAAGGTACGGTTTAACTAATGACAAAAGAAAACGTAGTAAAAAGCCAAAAAGAATATTTAACAGTCGAAAAGAAGTTGGCTATGCAAGAAAACAGAAAGAAATCAGAAGGAAATACTGAACTCTTTAATGATGTCGTAAAGGCATTGGAGACAGACCGTGTAAGTAAACCATCTTTATCTGAAGAAGAAGAGTGGGCAATGCCTGTAACTTTTGATGAGTATGATACTATTCCATTTCCAATCGAAATTTTTCCAACCACCATTCAAAATATGGTGAAAGCAGTGGCTATCGATACTCAAACTCCAATCGATTTAGCAGCGATGGTTTGCATTGGAGTGTTATCGACTGCATTAAGTAAGAAATTCGCAATTGAACCAAAAGCCGGTTGGAAGGAACCATTAAATACGTATACAGCAACACTTTTACCTTCGGGATTAAGGAAATCAGCTGTTTATAATGCTACGACAAAACCTTTATATGAATATGCACTAGAACTGCATAAGGAGATGAAATCGAAAATTGATAAAAGGAAATTAAAGAGGCAGGCTCTAGAAAAAAGGATTGATAAACT
This Metabacillus endolithicus DNA region includes the following protein-coding sequences:
- a CDS encoding SIR2 family NAD-dependent protein deacylase; amino-acid sequence: MTEILEKLGVLAAQQRLVPFMGAGCSASMMPDWDSLVMEMAEGIGHTSATFDNLDIAQKYVDTFGRDKFCEFLQSKLEITDFDDGKGYIHLTMMNMGVPAIYTTNQDNVMEKAFEKYGRKHRIIVQLKDFAEVKLSELLYIKFHGDLNNPETIVFTKEDYKKRMSDPLNALNIRLRADLLAKNLLFVGYSFRDINIQEMFAELQEAFYGQLPNSYMIAYRYSSELQSLCDKYGIVLIDPMKEIPDAKGYSEAFETFLKYMLEEARSKKFDDEMKEFFTPSSPIPVKVVSKQEVILLQETIKKNPFSTSIKLFREICDISDIPSDYESHIVDAFVELAKKAESDKDTESLNAAIFNLHLKNLLNKFNVLAALMASANVRTPKSEYGGDRFFISMKGIKEATYIVIAAKAIEYIYRWGRKPTAPFSWNVDQWIERGSDIKVLPEQIQSYVTKWVDKMREDCKTVAEHPINRQQRLLKISPFASTSVSLTADEIDILRELMNLEL
- a CDS encoding helix-turn-helix domain-containing protein, with the translated sequence MSDLLIGKLIKELRKGNNMTMVDFAKKIKISQPSLSKIESGRQEVSFSLLESICHEFGITRSHFFQMVERDSIYHQPSPVIDLEEPIDANKEIENKIGELVSKMTFEQKRALFIFLFSSSRE